Proteins co-encoded in one Marinomonas sp. IMCC 4694 genomic window:
- the argJ gene encoding bifunctional glutamate N-acetyltransferase/amino-acid acetyltransferase ArgJ: MAVGLHDFPHIPEIKGIKIGVAEAGIKKANKKDVVIFELCEGSSVAGVFTQNAFCAAPVRLCQAHLGLAESRYLLINTGNANAGTGKSGVEAALKTCAALATQTGVSVESILPFSTGVIGEPLPVDKICSAIPTALANLSADNWYSAGLGIMTTDTLPKGSIRSFDFGGQTFTVAGISKGAGMIRPNMATMLGYICSDIAISVELLEGILKDVVNKSFNRITIDSDTSTNDSCIAIATGKAGNAIISSLDEPLAQAFVVAFTEVMQELAHAIVRDGEGATKFVTVEVVGALVEADATKTAFEIAHSPLVKTALFASDPNWGRILAVVGRAGVDNLNVDGVQLHINGVEIARDGGRSPDYREEQGKVAMAPQEIHIVVDLGMGEASDVVWTTDFSHEYVTINADYRT, from the coding sequence ATGGCAGTAGGGTTGCATGATTTTCCTCATATTCCAGAGATAAAAGGAATTAAAATTGGGGTGGCTGAAGCAGGAATTAAAAAAGCCAACAAAAAAGATGTTGTGATTTTTGAATTGTGCGAAGGATCTTCTGTAGCGGGTGTCTTTACTCAAAACGCATTTTGCGCCGCTCCAGTTCGCCTTTGTCAAGCGCATCTTGGCTTGGCGGAGAGCCGATATTTGCTTATCAATACGGGTAATGCCAATGCGGGTACGGGGAAGTCGGGCGTAGAGGCGGCATTGAAAACGTGTGCGGCCTTAGCTACGCAAACCGGTGTCAGTGTTGAGTCTATTTTACCTTTTTCAACAGGCGTTATTGGTGAGCCGTTACCTGTAGATAAAATTTGCAGTGCAATTCCGACTGCGTTAGCCAATTTATCGGCGGATAACTGGTATTCTGCGGGTCTTGGTATTATGACAACTGATACCTTGCCAAAAGGTTCAATACGGTCTTTTGATTTTGGTGGGCAAACTTTTACTGTCGCTGGTATCTCAAAGGGAGCGGGTATGATCCGCCCTAACATGGCGACCATGTTAGGCTATATTTGCAGCGATATCGCCATCAGTGTTGAGTTACTTGAGGGCATCTTAAAAGACGTAGTCAACAAAAGTTTTAACCGCATAACAATCGATAGTGATACTTCAACAAATGATTCTTGTATTGCTATTGCGACGGGTAAAGCTGGAAATGCCATTATTTCATCATTAGATGAACCGCTAGCACAGGCTTTTGTTGTTGCGTTTACCGAAGTTATGCAAGAGTTGGCTCATGCTATTGTGCGTGATGGTGAGGGAGCTACTAAGTTTGTTACGGTCGAGGTTGTTGGTGCCCTCGTTGAGGCGGATGCAACAAAAACGGCTTTTGAAATTGCTCATTCTCCACTAGTAAAAACAGCCTTGTTTGCGTCAGACCCAAATTGGGGGCGTATATTGGCCGTTGTGGGTCGTGCAGGTGTCGACAATCTGAATGTTGACGGTGTTCAGCTACATATCAACGGCGTTGAAATTGCCAGAGATGGCGGGCGTTCACCAGATTACCGAGAAGAGCAAGGTAAGGTGGCAATGGCGCCGCAAGAGATACATATCGTAGTGGATTTAGGTATGGGTGAAGCATCGGATGTTGTTTGGACAACCGATTTTTCTCATGAGTATGTGACGATAAACGCAGATTACCGAACTTGA
- the mutT gene encoding 8-oxo-dGTP diphosphatase MutT produces MRIRVAVGIILRGDTVLIALRKVSQHQGGLWEFPGGKCEQDEAPHTALVRELQEECGIMATTCTFFKLISHDYVDKRVELHFYKVTAFGGEPRGKEGQQVMWVAFDDLSDYAFPEANQSVVLELMSCS; encoded by the coding sequence ATGCGGATTCGTGTTGCTGTTGGTATTATTCTCAGAGGCGATACTGTTTTGATCGCATTGAGAAAAGTCAGTCAGCATCAGGGTGGGTTATGGGAGTTTCCAGGCGGTAAGTGCGAGCAAGATGAGGCACCGCATACCGCATTGGTACGAGAACTACAGGAAGAATGTGGCATCATGGCGACAACCTGTACTTTTTTTAAGTTGATTTCTCATGATTACGTTGATAAACGTGTTGAGCTTCATTTTTACAAGGTAACGGCTTTCGGCGGCGAGCCAAGGGGCAAAGAGGGTCAGCAGGTTATGTGGGTGGCGTTCGATGATCTGTCAGATTATGCGTTTCCTGAGGCAAACCAGAGCGTTGTGTTAGAGTTAATGTCTTGCTCTTAG
- a CDS encoding response regulator, which yields MSTYAAISDLSFLLVEPSDTQRKIITKALDDAGIKQIEHSSTIEETIRSLASFPPDLIISSMYLPDGSANDLIDQIRNNKKTEHQCFMLISSERNREHLEHLRQSGVLAILPKPFSQKDLKRAIHATLDLIVEEDIDLELFDPGTLRVLVTDDSRLARKHVSKTLNTMGIKAIEFAENGKEAIVLLKKMEFDLIVTDYNMPEMDGRELTEAVRLDPALAHIPILMVSSNSEDSKLSNIAQEGVDAICGKPFEPSVVRDLLAKILN from the coding sequence ATGAGTACCTATGCAGCGATCAGCGACCTCTCTTTTCTTCTTGTTGAGCCTTCTGACACTCAAAGAAAAATCATCACAAAAGCATTAGATGACGCAGGTATTAAACAAATAGAACACTCCAGCACCATCGAAGAAACAATACGCTCCCTTGCCTCTTTTCCACCAGACCTTATTATATCCTCGATGTACCTCCCAGACGGGTCTGCAAACGACCTGATCGATCAAATACGAAACAACAAAAAAACCGAACACCAATGCTTCATGTTAATTTCCAGCGAAAGAAACCGAGAACACTTAGAGCACCTTAGGCAATCTGGCGTGCTTGCTATTTTACCCAAACCTTTCAGCCAAAAAGATTTAAAGCGAGCAATTCACGCCACCCTTGATCTTATCGTTGAGGAAGACATTGATCTAGAGCTGTTTGACCCGGGAACACTCAGAGTACTGGTGACTGACGACAGCCGCTTGGCGCGAAAACACGTGAGTAAAACCCTCAATACAATGGGTATCAAAGCCATTGAGTTTGCGGAGAATGGCAAAGAGGCCATTGTACTGTTAAAAAAGATGGAGTTTGATCTGATTGTCACTGACTACAATATGCCAGAAATGGACGGACGCGAGCTCACTGAAGCTGTTCGCCTTGATCCTGCACTCGCGCATATTCCCATTTTGATGGTGAGTTCAAATTCTGAGGATAGCAAACTGTCTAATATCGCACAGGAAGGTGTCGATGCCATATGTGGAAAACCATTTGAACCCAGTGTAGTCCGAGATTTATTAGCGAAAATCCTCAATTAA
- a CDS encoding peptidylprolyl isomerase has product MSTASACHILVKTKVEAESLKLKLDKGADFHKLAKHYSTCPSGKKGGDLGEFRKGDMVPAFDKAVFGGPLYKIQGPIKTQFGFHLIKVLYRA; this is encoded by the coding sequence ATGTCTACAGCAAGTGCGTGTCATATTTTGGTAAAAACAAAAGTCGAAGCTGAATCATTAAAGCTCAAATTAGACAAAGGTGCCGATTTTCACAAATTGGCAAAGCACTATTCGACCTGCCCGTCAGGAAAGAAAGGCGGTGATCTTGGTGAATTCCGTAAAGGGGATATGGTGCCAGCCTTTGATAAAGCCGTTTTTGGTGGTCCCTTGTATAAAATTCAAGGCCCGATTAAGACGCAATTTGGTTTTCACCTGATTAAAGTGCTGTACCGCGCTTAA
- a CDS encoding TIGR01244 family sulfur transferase: MNNPIQLDAHYFVLPQVLPADLATLKSQGFERIINNRPERESDDQPDGESLRIEADRLGLEYVSNPIDLSALSQANVQSQAGALKESKKTLAFCRTGTRSSVLWVLLENAKGAKFTDLEVYVTGKGFDLSRCLPAMTPLLVP, from the coding sequence ATGAACAATCCTATTCAGCTTGATGCTCATTATTTTGTGTTGCCTCAAGTTTTACCGGCAGACTTGGCAACACTAAAAAGCCAAGGCTTCGAACGCATCATTAATAATCGCCCTGAGAGGGAATCGGATGATCAGCCTGATGGTGAGAGTTTGCGCATAGAAGCGGATCGTTTGGGGCTTGAATACGTTAGTAATCCAATTGATTTATCTGCTTTGTCGCAAGCGAATGTTCAATCCCAAGCTGGCGCCTTAAAAGAGAGCAAGAAAACGTTGGCATTTTGTCGAACAGGTACGAGATCCTCGGTGTTGTGGGTGTTGCTAGAAAATGCCAAGGGGGCAAAGTTTACCGATTTAGAGGTCTATGTTACGGGTAAGGGATTCGATCTATCTCGATGCTTACCTGCTATGACACCTCTTTTGGTTCCATAG
- a CDS encoding helix-turn-helix domain-containing protein, producing MVSRPSLETATASDPDRFVEPLELGKRVKAIRLAKGWTLEEVGKRTGIARSTLSKIENDQVSPSFTIVQKLINGLEMDLPQLFVEASEHSIAGRRDITRKGRGEPHPTATYEHELLNYSISRKKMVPFKTTVRARLFSEFKEWVRHDGEEFLLVIQGKINFFSELYEPIELKEGDSVYYDATMGHAVVSLSAKDAEILWVVAR from the coding sequence ATGGTTAGTCGTCCGTCACTAGAAACCGCTACGGCATCAGACCCCGATCGTTTTGTTGAGCCTCTAGAATTAGGTAAGCGCGTTAAAGCGATTCGTTTAGCAAAAGGTTGGACATTGGAAGAAGTGGGTAAGCGAACCGGTATCGCTCGCTCTACTTTGTCTAAGATTGAAAACGATCAGGTGTCGCCCAGTTTTACCATTGTTCAAAAGCTCATTAATGGCTTGGAAATGGACTTGCCTCAGTTGTTTGTTGAGGCCAGTGAGCATTCCATTGCTGGGCGCAGAGACATAACGCGAAAAGGTCGAGGGGAACCTCATCCAACAGCGACGTATGAGCATGAGTTGCTTAATTACTCCATCAGTCGAAAAAAAATGGTGCCTTTTAAAACAACCGTCCGAGCCCGTTTATTTAGCGAGTTTAAAGAGTGGGTCCGACATGACGGTGAAGAGTTTTTGTTGGTGATTCAGGGTAAAATCAATTTTTTTTCTGAGCTCTATGAGCCAATAGAGTTAAAAGAAGGTGACAGTGTGTATTATGATGCGACTATGGGGCATGCGGTTGTGTCGCTATCAGCAAAAGACGCCGAAATTTTGTGGGTTGTCGCTCGTTAA
- a CDS encoding class II 3-deoxy-7-phosphoheptulonate synthase, with protein sequence MSQWSVASWREKTALQQPTYPNAEHLAQVESTLGKMPPLVFAGEARQLKQALAQVANGRSFLLQGGDCAESFAEFNANTIRDTFKVMLQMAVVLTYAGKCPVVKVGRMAGQFAKPRSADNETVGGIELPSYRGDIINGIDFTEQARVPDPERLVQVYNQSASTMNLLRAFAQGGFADLHQVHQWNLDFLNASPAGSRFQGVANKIDDALQFMEACGIGPGLAQLKETEFYTSHEALLLPYEQALTRQDSLTGGWYDCSAHMLWIGDRTRQLDGAHVEFLRGVQNPIGVKAGPSMDPEDLLRLCDVLNPKNEAGRLNIIVRMGADKVEDGMPKLIQAIQREGKQVVWSSDPMHGNTVKASTGYKTRRVNDVLKEVQQFFQVHNAEGSYAGGVHFEMTGQNVTECVGGAFEVTEADLADRYHTHCDPRLNADQSLELAFMISETLKKARA encoded by the coding sequence ATGTCACAGTGGAGTGTAGCAAGTTGGAGAGAGAAAACGGCATTGCAGCAGCCAACTTACCCTAATGCAGAGCATCTGGCGCAAGTTGAGAGTACGCTTGGAAAAATGCCTCCTCTTGTTTTTGCTGGTGAGGCACGTCAGTTAAAACAAGCGTTGGCGCAAGTGGCTAATGGCCGGTCGTTTTTATTGCAAGGTGGTGATTGTGCCGAAAGCTTTGCTGAATTTAACGCCAATACTATACGCGATACGTTTAAAGTGATGCTGCAGATGGCGGTGGTATTGACCTACGCGGGTAAATGTCCCGTGGTCAAAGTGGGTCGTATGGCAGGGCAGTTTGCAAAGCCTCGTTCTGCCGACAATGAGACCGTTGGTGGTATTGAGCTTCCTAGTTATCGCGGTGACATCATTAACGGCATTGATTTCACTGAGCAAGCAAGAGTGCCAGACCCTGAGCGACTTGTGCAGGTTTACAATCAAAGCGCTTCTACTATGAATCTACTCAGAGCTTTTGCTCAAGGTGGCTTTGCCGATTTGCATCAGGTACACCAGTGGAATTTAGATTTTTTGAACGCCAGTCCAGCGGGAAGTCGTTTTCAGGGTGTGGCCAATAAAATCGATGATGCTTTACAGTTTATGGAAGCATGCGGTATCGGCCCAGGCTTGGCGCAACTTAAAGAGACAGAGTTTTACACGTCTCACGAGGCGTTATTGTTGCCTTATGAGCAAGCTTTGACGCGTCAGGACAGTTTAACGGGTGGTTGGTATGATTGTTCGGCGCATATGTTGTGGATTGGTGATCGTACTCGCCAACTTGATGGAGCCCATGTAGAGTTTTTGCGCGGTGTGCAAAATCCAATTGGTGTCAAAGCGGGCCCTAGTATGGACCCAGAAGACTTATTGCGTTTGTGTGATGTTTTGAATCCAAAAAACGAAGCCGGTCGCTTAAACATTATTGTTCGAATGGGCGCGGATAAAGTGGAAGACGGCATGCCTAAGCTGATTCAAGCGATCCAGCGAGAAGGCAAACAGGTTGTCTGGAGCAGTGATCCAATGCATGGCAACACGGTTAAAGCGTCCACGGGGTATAAGACCCGCCGTGTTAACGATGTGTTGAAAGAAGTTCAGCAGTTCTTTCAGGTTCATAATGCGGAGGGCAGTTATGCCGGTGGTGTGCATTTTGAAATGACAGGGCAAAATGTGACGGAATGTGTTGGGGGGGCTTTTGAAGTGACGGAAGCGGATTTGGCCGACCGATATCACACCCATTGTGATCCGCGTCTCAACGCAGATCAGTCTTTGGAGTTAGCATTCATGATTTCAGAGACCCTTAAAAAAGCACGTGCTTAA
- a CDS encoding GIY-YIG nuclease family protein — MVVFRITNNISGKHYIGTSFNSGFQRFEQYVEASNEGLDFPLYNDIRENGIDAFTVEELYETSDKQELYELETDYISIYNGESLRGYKIAQTAEKATNLNTGKKALFDANGVSTAEQPKKTRKAAVKKTVELPKKTTEPAPTAKSFFGELIGEERLGTPTITTVTEKKKAPPRTKSKASIQKMLSAAEKTAKKEREETLKSQQQAEAEEMALIMAKIDVTSKSATSAFRRRKS, encoded by the coding sequence TTGGTCGTTTTTAGAATCACAAATAATATCTCCGGGAAGCACTATATTGGCACTTCCTTTAACAGCGGCTTTCAGCGATTCGAGCAATACGTTGAAGCATCAAACGAAGGTCTGGATTTTCCACTGTACAATGACATTAGGGAAAATGGCATTGACGCTTTTACCGTTGAAGAGCTGTATGAAACCAGTGATAAACAAGAGCTTTATGAGCTAGAAACGGATTATATCTCTATCTATAATGGCGAAAGTCTACGCGGTTACAAGATTGCACAAACCGCCGAGAAAGCCACGAATTTAAATACTGGTAAGAAAGCACTTTTTGATGCCAACGGTGTTTCTACCGCCGAGCAACCAAAGAAAACACGTAAAGCCGCGGTAAAAAAAACCGTTGAATTACCCAAAAAAACCACTGAGCCAGCACCGACAGCCAAGTCATTTTTTGGCGAACTGATTGGTGAAGAACGATTGGGAACACCGACAATAACAACGGTCACAGAAAAGAAAAAAGCCCCACCGCGCACAAAAAGCAAAGCGAGTATTCAAAAAATGCTCAGTGCGGCCGAGAAGACGGCAAAAAAAGAACGTGAAGAGACACTAAAATCACAACAGCAGGCCGAAGCTGAGGAAATGGCACTGATCATGGCAAAAATTGATGTAACGTCAAAATCGGCCACATCGGCTTTCCGACGACGCAAGAGCTAA
- a CDS encoding O-methyltransferase, translating into MDLTTLDDYCIETTQAEPDLLIELVAKTYSDMGYPDKLSGKTIGRTLKLLTKIAQPKRALEIGMFTGYSALSIAEGMPCDGELICCETNPRAIEFAQSFFDRSEHGNKIKPIFGPALDTIKSLEGEFDLVFIDADKRNYLNYYEAVMPLVRSGGLIIIDNSLWQGRVLDPKENSDVAVNQVNRLIANDKRVENVHLNVRDGLNIVVKH; encoded by the coding sequence ATGGATCTTACTACTCTTGACGACTACTGCATTGAGACAACTCAAGCAGAACCCGACCTGTTAATTGAGCTGGTTGCAAAGACCTACTCAGATATGGGCTACCCAGACAAGTTATCAGGAAAAACCATTGGCCGTACGCTGAAACTTTTGACAAAAATAGCTCAACCCAAACGCGCTTTAGAAATTGGCATGTTTACTGGCTATTCTGCGCTTTCCATTGCTGAAGGTATGCCATGTGATGGTGAGCTTATTTGTTGTGAAACAAACCCCAGAGCAATTGAATTTGCTCAATCCTTTTTTGATCGTAGCGAGCACGGTAACAAAATCAAACCGATTTTTGGCCCCGCTCTTGATACAATCAAGTCATTAGAGGGTGAATTTGACCTTGTTTTTATTGATGCCGATAAACGCAACTACCTGAATTACTACGAAGCGGTGATGCCGCTCGTGCGATCTGGTGGCCTTATTATCATTGATAATTCACTATGGCAAGGTCGAGTTCTGGACCCGAAAGAAAACAGCGATGTTGCTGTCAACCAAGTCAATCGCTTAATTGCGAATGACAAACGCGTTGAGAATGTTCATTTGAATGTTCGTGACGGCCTTAACATCGTCGTAAAACACTAA
- the thrS gene encoding threonine--tRNA ligase, producing MPVITLPDGSQRSFSNPVTVLQVAEDIGPGLAKATIAGRINGVLVDACELIYDDAELSIVTGKEAQGVEIIRHSFAHLVGHAVKQLYPTSKMAIGPVIDEGFYYDIAYERPFTPEDLAAIEKRIAELVKTDYDVVKKMTPVAQARAQFIERGETYKVALIDDMDDSVKEVGLYHHEEYMDMCRGPHVPNTRVLRHFKLMKLAGAYWRGDSSNEQLQRIYGTAWNDKKDLKNYLTRIEEAEKRDHRKLGKKLDFFHLQEEAPGMVFWHPKGWRLYQVVEQYMRQKQLDNNYQEVKTPQIVDRVLWEKSGHWGKYHENMFTTHSENRDYAVKPMNCPCHIQVYNQGLKSYRDLPFRMAEFGSCHRNEPSGALHGIMRVRNFVQDDGHIFVTEGQIQQEVSEFIDLLHEVYADFGFDNIIYRLSTRPEQRVGSDEVWDKAEKALSEALDSAQLEWEELPGEGAFYGPKIEFSLKDAIGRVWQCGTIQVDFSMPTRLGAQYVSEDGSRQTPVMLHRAIVGSLERFIGILIEETEGAFPVWLAPEQVVIMNITDRQADYCADLEKRLNSNGFRAKLDLRNEKIGFKIREHTLQRVPYMIVVGDKEVEQQQVAVRTRTGDDLGVMSISDFEELLQQEIARRSRKQEVEIVL from the coding sequence ATGCCTGTAATTACATTGCCTGATGGCAGCCAACGTTCTTTTTCAAACCCTGTTACTGTGTTGCAAGTTGCCGAGGATATTGGTCCTGGTTTAGCGAAAGCAACGATTGCGGGTCGTATTAATGGTGTTCTCGTTGACGCTTGTGAGCTGATTTATGACGATGCTGAATTAAGTATTGTTACCGGCAAAGAGGCGCAGGGCGTAGAGATCATTCGTCACTCGTTTGCTCACCTTGTGGGTCATGCTGTTAAGCAACTTTATCCGACATCGAAAATGGCCATTGGCCCGGTGATAGACGAAGGCTTTTATTACGATATAGCCTACGAGCGTCCTTTTACGCCAGAAGACTTAGCGGCTATTGAAAAGCGCATTGCTGAGCTCGTTAAAACGGACTATGACGTTGTTAAAAAAATGACGCCAGTGGCTCAAGCCCGTGCACAATTTATTGAGCGTGGTGAAACCTATAAAGTCGCTTTGATTGATGATATGGATGACTCCGTTAAGGAAGTCGGTTTATATCATCATGAAGAATACATGGACATGTGTCGTGGTCCTCACGTGCCGAACACACGCGTACTTCGTCATTTTAAATTGATGAAATTGGCGGGTGCGTATTGGCGTGGTGACTCCAGCAATGAGCAGTTGCAGCGCATTTATGGCACGGCTTGGAACGATAAAAAAGACTTAAAAAATTACCTAACGCGCATTGAAGAAGCTGAGAAGCGAGACCACCGTAAATTAGGTAAAAAACTGGATTTCTTCCATCTTCAAGAAGAAGCGCCGGGCATGGTTTTTTGGCACCCTAAGGGCTGGCGTTTGTATCAAGTTGTTGAGCAATACATGCGCCAAAAACAACTTGATAATAACTACCAAGAAGTGAAAACACCTCAGATTGTAGATCGAGTGCTTTGGGAAAAATCCGGGCATTGGGGTAAGTATCATGAAAACATGTTTACGACGCATTCTGAAAACCGTGATTACGCTGTTAAGCCAATGAACTGCCCTTGTCATATCCAAGTGTATAATCAAGGGCTAAAAAGTTACCGTGATTTACCGTTCCGCATGGCGGAATTTGGTTCTTGTCACCGCAACGAGCCTTCTGGTGCATTGCATGGCATTATGCGTGTGCGTAACTTTGTGCAAGACGATGGGCACATTTTTGTTACCGAAGGGCAAATTCAGCAAGAAGTGTCTGAATTCATAGACTTGTTGCACGAAGTGTATGCCGACTTTGGTTTTGATAACATTATTTACCGTCTATCTACTCGACCTGAGCAGCGAGTCGGTTCAGATGAGGTTTGGGATAAAGCTGAAAAGGCCTTGTCTGAAGCGTTGGACTCTGCGCAGTTGGAGTGGGAAGAGCTTCCCGGTGAAGGGGCTTTTTATGGCCCTAAAATTGAGTTCTCTCTCAAAGACGCCATTGGGCGTGTTTGGCAATGTGGTACGATACAAGTCGACTTTTCAATGCCAACCCGTCTTGGTGCGCAATATGTTTCAGAAGATGGCTCTCGTCAAACCCCCGTTATGTTGCACCGTGCGATTGTAGGATCGCTAGAGCGATTTATCGGTATTTTGATAGAAGAGACAGAAGGTGCCTTTCCGGTCTGGCTTGCACCAGAACAAGTTGTTATTATGAACATAACCGATCGCCAAGCAGACTATTGTGCTGATTTGGAAAAAAGATTGAATTCAAATGGCTTTAGAGCAAAACTTGACTTGAGAAACGAGAAGATCGGGTTTAAAATCCGCGAGCATACTCTTCAACGAGTGCCGTACATGATTGTCGTTGGTGATAAAGAGGTCGAACAGCAACAAGTTGCCGTTCGTACTCGTACTGGTGATGATCTTGGAGTGATGAGTATTTCCGATTTTGAAGAATTGCTTCAACAAGAAATTGCTCGCCGTAGCCGTAAACAAGAAGTGGAGATAGTACTATAA
- the infC gene encoding translation initiation factor IF-3, translated as MNRGRTASKQRPLINENIRATEVRLIAADGEQVGVVSLEEALKAAQEATLDLVQIADSDPIVCKIMDYGKHIFEAKKAKAAQKKNAKQIQVKEMKFRPGTEEGDYQVKLRNLIRFLEGGDKAKVSLRYRGREMAHQELGMQLMSRVAQDLDPYGAVEQAAKMEGRQLTMVLGPKKKK; from the coding sequence ATGAATCGTGGACGTACCGCTAGTAAGCAGCGTCCTCTAATAAACGAGAACATTCGAGCTACCGAAGTGCGCTTAATTGCAGCCGACGGTGAACAAGTTGGCGTTGTCTCTCTTGAAGAGGCTCTAAAGGCAGCTCAAGAAGCTACTTTAGATTTAGTGCAAATTGCTGATTCAGATCCGATTGTTTGCAAAATAATGGACTACGGTAAGCATATTTTTGAAGCGAAAAAAGCGAAAGCTGCGCAAAAGAAAAATGCGAAACAAATTCAAGTTAAAGAAATGAAATTCCGTCCAGGGACGGAGGAAGGGGATTATCAGGTAAAACTCCGCAACCTGATACGTTTCCTTGAAGGCGGGGATAAGGCTAAGGTGTCGTTACGATACCGCGGTCGTGAAATGGCCCATCAGGAGCTTGGTATGCAGCTTATGAGTCGAGTCGCTCAAGACTTGGATCCATACGGTGCAGTAGAGCAAGCTGCGAAAATGGAAGGTCGTCAATTGACTATGGTGCTAGGCCCCAAAAAGAAGAAGTAA
- the rpmI gene encoding 50S ribosomal protein L35: protein MSKIKSHSGAAKRFKRTANGFKHKQSHTSHILTKKSTKRKRHLRSMNQIAQSDKALIVRMLPYI from the coding sequence ATGTCCAAAATTAAGTCACACAGTGGCGCAGCAAAGCGCTTCAAACGTACCGCGAATGGTTTTAAGCATAAGCAGTCTCATACTAGTCACATTTTGACTAAGAAATCGACTAAGCGTAAGCGTCATCTTCGTTCTATGAACCAGATTGCGCAAAGTGACAAAGCGTTAATTGTACGCATGTTGCCATACATCTAA
- the rplT gene encoding 50S ribosomal protein L20: MPRVKRGVQARRRHKKILKQAKGYYGARSRVFRVAKQAVIKAGQYQYRDRRQRKRQFRALWIARINAAARINGLSYSRFIAGLKQAAIEIDRKVLADLAVYEKEVFAAIVEKAKASLA, translated from the coding sequence ATGCCTCGCGTAAAACGTGGTGTTCAGGCTCGTCGCCGTCACAAGAAGATTTTAAAGCAAGCTAAAGGTTACTACGGTGCACGTAGCCGTGTATTTCGTGTAGCGAAACAAGCTGTTATCAAAGCTGGTCAGTATCAGTACCGTGACCGTCGTCAGCGTAAACGTCAATTCCGCGCATTGTGGATTGCTCGTATTAACGCGGCTGCACGTATCAATGGTCTTTCTTACAGCCGTTTCATTGCTGGCTTGAAACAAGCTGCCATTGAAATTGACCGTAAGGTTTTGGCTGACCTAGCTGTGTACGAGAAAGAAGTGTTTGCTG